A single region of the Oxyura jamaicensis isolate SHBP4307 breed ruddy duck chromosome 6, BPBGC_Ojam_1.0, whole genome shotgun sequence genome encodes:
- the ADRA2A gene encoding alpha-2A adrenergic receptor: MSRGPPRPPGAPRAAPAPTAAPTAGAPPPPPGAPPPGAPPSWGWGRRARAAAQPGLMFNRERPFTERGHFFSSMEYQRQLGEEEGYPPPAANGSFNDSGAGPGWGTPYPLHTTVTLISLAGLLMLFTVFGNVLVIIAVFTSRALKAPQNLFLVSLASADILVATLVIPFSLANEVMGYWYFGKVWCEIYLALDVLFCTSSIVHLCAISLDRYWSITQAIEYNLKRTPRRIKCIIFIVWVISAVISFPPLISIEKKSGQQADQGVAGCKINDEKWYIISSSIGSFFAPCLIMILVYVRIYQIAKRRTRVPPNKRAERPEKKQNGLADKEDLPATAQLNGEKTAGGGDGQEGEVNGIDMEETSSSEHQDNNQSKKSERPSRGKAKTKLSQIKPGDSLPRKVEEERTTKGSRWRGRQNREKRFTFVLAVVIGVFVICWFPFFFTYTLTAVCKSCSVPDTLFKFFFWFGYCNSSLNPVIYTIFNHDFRRAFKRILCRIERKRIV, encoded by the coding sequence ATGAGCCGcggccccccgcgcccccccggcgccccccgaGCCGCCCCGGCCCCGACCGCGGCCCCCACggcgggggcccccccccccccccccggggcccccccccccggagcccccccgaGTTGGGGCTGGGGGCGAAGGGCGAGGGCGGCCGCGCAGCCGGGGTTGATGTTTAACCGGGAGCGCCCGTTCACGGAGAGGGGCCACTTCTTCTCCTCCATGGAGTACCAGCggcagctgggggaggaggagggctaCCCGCCTCCCGCGGCCAACGGGAGCTTCAACgacagcggggccgggccgggatGGGGCACGCCGTACCCCCTGCACACCACCGTCACCCTCATCAGCCTGGCGGGCTTGCTCATGCTCTTCACAGTCTTCGGGAACGTCCTGGTCATCATCGCCGTCTTCACCAGCCGGGCGCTCAAGGCGCCCCAGAACCTCTTCCTGGTGTCCTTAGCCTCGGCCGACATCCTGGTGGCCACGCTGGTCATCCCCTTCTCCCTGGCAAACGAGGTGATGGGGTACTGGTACTTCGGCAAGGTGTGGTGTGAGATCTACCTGGCCTTGGACGTGCTCTTCTGCACCTCCTCCATCGTGCACTTGTGTGCCATCAGCCTGGACCGCTACTGGTCCATCACGCAAGCCATCGAGTACAACCTCAAGCGCACCCCACGCCGCATCAAGTGCATCATCTTCATCGTCTGGGTCATCTCGGCCGTCATCTCCTTCCCGCCACTCATCTCCATCGAGAAGAAGAGCGGGCAGCAGGCAGACCAGGGGGTCGCAGGGTGCAAGATCAACGATGAGAAGTGGTACATCATCTCCTCTAGCATCGGCTCCTTCTTTGCCCCCTGCCTCATCATGATCCTGGTCTACGTGCGCATCTATCAGATAGCCAAGAGGCGCACCAGGGTGCCGCCGAACAAGCGGGCAGAGCGCCCCGAGAAGAAGCAGAACGGCTTGGCCGACAAGGAGGACCTGCCGGCCACAGCCCAGCTTAACGGGGAGAAAACAGCCGGAGGCGGCGACGGGCAAGAGGGAGAGGTCAACGGCATAGACATGGAGGAGACCTCCTCCTCCGAGCACCAGGACAACAACCAGTCCAAGAAGTCAGAGAGACCGTCGAGAGGAAAGGCCAAGACTAAGCTGAGCCAGATTAAGCCTGGGGACAGTTTGCCCAggaaggtggaggaggagaggacCACCAAAGGGTCCCggtggaggggcaggcagaACCGGGAGAAGCGCTTCACCTTTGTGCTGGCAGTGGTGATCGGTGTCTTTGTCATCTGCTGGTTCCCCTTCTTCTTCACCTACACACTGACTGCTGTCTGCAAGAGCTGCTCCGTGCCCGACACCCTCTTCAAGTTCTTCTTCTGGTTTGGTTACTGCAATAGCTCCTTGAACCCCGTCATCTATACAATTTTCAACCACGACTTCAGGCGGGCCTTCAAAAGGATCCTCTGCAGGATAGAGAGGAAAAGGATTGTTTGA